DNA from Microbacterium foliorum:
AGTCGGCCGCGGTCCGCAGTCCGCCCGCGAGATCTCCGGTCCCCGTCGCGAGGGTGTCGAGGCCCGTGGCGAGGTCGGTGGCACCGGTCGCGAGATCTGTGGCGCCGCTCGAGAGCTGTCCTGCGCCGCTCGACAGTGCGCGGGCACCGTCGGCCGACTGATCGAGTCCCTGGTAGGCGAGCTGGTTCAGTCCGTCGGCGATCGTCGTCGCCCCGGCGCCGGCCTGGCTCAGCTGGCTGGCGACGGTGCCGGGAAGCGTCGAGAGCTGCTGCACACCGGCATCCGTCTGGGTGGCTCCCGACGAGAGCGCGACGAGCTGATCGCAGTAGGCCTGGGGGAAGCCGCTGGGCGCGCACGCATCGGCGAGCTGCTGCAGACCGCTGGCGACCTGCGCGGATCCCGCGGCGAGCTGCTGAGCGCCTGCGGCCTGATTCTGCAGTTCCGTGGCCCCGGCGGTCAGGCCCTGTCCGAGGTTCGCGGCGCCGGCGGCGGCTTCTCGCGTCTTCGACGAGAGGGTGTCGAGGCCGGACGCGAGAGAGGACGCCCCCGTGCCGAGCTCGGACGCACCGGATGCGAGCTGGCTGGCGCCGTCGGGGATCGCCGTGGCACCGGTCGCGGCATCGCGTGCGCCGGTGGCGAGCTGGGCGGCGCCGTCGGCGGCGTCGCCGATCTGGTCGCCGATGGTCGTGAAGCCGACCAGGATGTTCTCGGTGGTGGCCTCCGAGAGCAGGGTGCCCATGCTGGAGGCGGCGACGTTCGCGATCTGGCTCGTGATGAGGTCGTCGGCCACGAGCCCGTCGTCGGGCGTGGTGACCGTGATGGTGGCCTGCTGCGCGTCGGACGCCGCCTCGCCCCCGCCGTCGGAGATCGCCTGACCCGATGAGGTGGCAGCCTTCGAGAAGTCCTTCGGGATCGTGATGACGGCCTGATATGAGCCGTCGGCGAGTCCGTCGGAGGCGTCGTCCTTGTTCGAGATCACCCACGTGAGGTTCGAGTCGAGGTCGTCCGACCCCTCCACCAGACCTGAGGCGAGCTGCCTGCCGAGGGGCGTCAGCTGCCCGTCGATCTCGACGGGTTCGTCGAGGTTGACGATCGCGGCGGTCATCGAGTCCAGACGCTCGGTCGGATTCTGCAGTGCGGCGACCAGGATGCCGCCGACGGCCGCGGGCAGCAGCAGGATGCCGAGGATCGTCAGCCAGGTGATGGGCTTGCGCGAACGTGCGCGCTCGATGGGGAGGGTCATGCGGTCACCTCGGTCGATTCGGAGGAGTCGTCTGCGACGGGCAGCGCAGCGGATGGGCGTCGGGGTGCGTCGATGTCGATCACGGCGACGGATGTGCGCCCGGCGTCCGCGAGCAGTCGCTCGGCGAGCTGCGGGGCGAGCGAGGTCAGCAGCAGTGCGGTCGAGCTGCGTGCATCTCTCAGGCGTGCGACGAGCTGATCGTGCTCGGCGGAGGAGAGTCGATCGACGCCGTCGATGACGACCACCGACGGGCGACCGCGTAGCGCCTCGGTGGGGTCGGCGGACAGATCGGCCGTGTCCGTCGTCAGGACGGCGCCGACGTGGGCGCGCACCCATGCCGCGCGGCCGGGCAGCAGATGGCCGGCCACCCGCAGGCGCCCGCCATCTGCAGAGAGGCGGCCCGCGATCGCGAGCGACAGGGCGCGCAGAGCACCGGGGGACGACCCGGTGAGCACAGCGGAGCCGCCGGGAGCGAGGCGCAGGTGCAGGCCACCGACGCCGGCAGCCTCGATCGTCAGATCGTCGGCGGCCACCACCGAGTCATCGCCCGGCCACTCCGCGAGGTGGCGCTCGCGCTCGACCGCTTCGCCCTCGATGTCGACGCTCGGCAGAATCCTCTCGAGCCAGGCCGGGATCTCCCAGGCGCGCTCGCCGAGGATCGCCATCAGTGCGGGGATCAGTGTCATCCGCACCAGGAAGGCGTCGATCGCGATGCCCGCCGCGAGGCCGAGGGCGATGGGCTTGAGAGACGAGTCGCCCTCGGGCACGAAGGCCACGAACACGGCGAACATGATGAGCCCCGCCGCGGTGACGACCTTCGCCGAGCCCGTGAAGCCGCTGCGCACGGCCCGCAGTGCGGCGGCGCGGCGGGTCGCCCGGTCGGGACTCCTGCCATCGGGGTCGTGCACGAAGTCCTCCCGCATCCGCGAGACGAGGAAGACCTGGTAGTCCATGGCGAGTCCGAACAGGACGCCCATGAGGATGATGGGCATGAAGCTGATGATCGGACCGACCTTCGCGACGTGCAGCGCATCGGCGAACCAGCCCCACTCGAAGACCGCGCCGACGACGCCGAATCCGGCGACGATCGAGAGCAGATATCCCGCGGCGGCGGTGATCGGCACCCAGAGCGAGCGGAACACGATCGTGAGGAGGATCAGCGACAGGCCGATCACGAAGATGCCGAAGGGCAGAAGTGCGTTGCCGAGCTGGTCGGAGATGTCGATGCCGACGGCGGTGAAACCGGTGACCTTGAGGTCGATGTCGTACTTCTTGAGCCACTCGTCGTGATGGGCGCGGAGCTCGCGCACCAGATCCGCGGTCGCGGGATCGTCGGGCGCGGTCTCGGGGATCAGCTGCACGATCCCGGTGTCCGCCGTCTCATTGGGGGTCGAGAGCGCGACCTCCTTGACGCCGTCGATCTTCGCGACGTCGTCGCCGAGGTCCTGCATGAGGGTCAGCGGATCGGTCGAGGTGACGATGGTTCCGGTCAGGATGAGCGGGCCGTTGAACCCCGGGCCGAACTCCTGGGCCACGAGGTCGTAGGTCTGGCGCGCCTCGGAGGCCTTCGGCAGCACGCCGGCATTCGGCAGTGCGAGATTCAGGCTCAGCGCGGGGACGGCGACGATGCCGAGTCCGATGATCACGGCGAGCGAGACGAGGATCGGGCGCTTGGTGACCCCGGTGACCCAGCGGTCGCTGGCCTGGCGGCGCGGGCCGGGGGCGGATGCGCCCTTCTTCGCCTTCGGCGCGCGGCGGGGGCGCCCGGCGACGCGGCCCTTCATGAACCCGAGCAGTGCCGGGGTGAGGGTCACGGCGATCGCGACGGCCACCGCGACGGCGGCCGACGCGGCGATGCCCATGGTCGTCAGGAACGGGATGCCGGCGAAGCCGAGCCCGATCAGCGCGATCAGCACGGTGACGCCGGCGAAGACCACGGCCGAGCCGGCGGTGCCCACGGCGCGTGCGGTCGACTCCTCGGGGTCGACGCCGTCGCGGACCTGGTCCTGGTGCCTGGCCATGATGAACAGCGCGTAGTCGATGCCGACCGCGAGTCCCAGCATCAGTGCGAGCAGCGGGGTGGTCGACGAGACGGTGGCGAAGGCCGTGGCCGCGAAGATCCCCGCCATCGAGATGCCGACGCCGAGCACGGCGGTGAGCAGCGGGAGCCCGGCCACGACGAAGGAGCGGAACGTGACGATCAGCACGAGCAGGGCGATCAGCAGGCCGACGGCCTCGGTGAGGGTCACGCCGGGGATGGACGTGGCGAACAGCTCCCCGCCGAGCGAGGTCTGCGAGCCCGACGGAAGCTCGTCCGAGAGTTCCGCGACGACGGAGCGGAGGTCGTCGCGGGTCTGGTCCGACACGTCGGTCGCCTGTCCGTCGAACTGCAGGCGGATGATGCCGGCGGTCTCGTCGTCGTTGATCATGCCGCTGACGTTCTCGTCGTACGGCGACGTGGCCGACAGCACCGAGTCGTCGAGGTCGGCGAGCCGGTCGACCGCATCCTCGATGTCGCCTCGGTACTCGGCATCGGTCACGTGATCGCCGTCGGCGGCGACCACGATGATCTGTGCGCTGGTGCCGCTGACGGCGGGGAAGGAGCGGTTGAGCTGCTCGAGGCCGGCCTGCGACTCGGTGCCGGGGATCGAGAAGGAGTTGTCCGTGCCGGCTCCGAGGACGAGCGCTCCGGCTCCGGCGATGCCGAGCGCGAGCAGCCAGGACAGGAGGACGCGCCACGGGTGGCGGTACGACCAGCGGCCGAGCGAGGACAGGAGAGTGGACACGGAGCTCCTCGGGAGATGCGGGTTTGGATACACGACTGTATCCGATACATACATGTATCGTAAGGTGATCGACGCTCGGCACCCTGTGTGCGGGGTGTGAGAATGAGAGGCAGGAGGATTCGATGACGACACCCGCCACCCGAAGTCGCGAGAACACACGCGTGCGACTTCTCGACGCCGCAGCCCAGCTCTTCGCCGAGGTCGGTCTCGACGGCGCCTCGGTCGAGGCGGTCTGCGATCGCGCAGGCTTCACCCGTGGGGCGTTCTACTCGAACTTCGACTCGAAGGACGAGCTCTTCCTCATGCTCGCCGGAAGCGTCGCCGAGCAGCGCATCAACGCCGTGCGCAGACGCGTCGACGAGATCGCGGCCGACGGAGGGCTCTCGGAGGGGTGCGATCCGGTCGAGCTCGTGCAGCAGATCATGGATTCGGCGGAAGAGGACCGTCTCGACGTCATGCTGATGAGCGAGATCCGCATCCGCGCTCTGCGGGATGCGCAGTTCGGGGCCGCCTACCTCGCGCAGGAGCGTGAGATGGTCTCGAGCATCGCGACCATCATCAGCGACATCGTGTCGGTGAGCTCACTCGAGCTGAAGGTCCCGGCCTACGACGCGGCGCGCATGCTCATGCTCATCTGGGAGGGCATGACCGTTCGCGGAGCGATGGCCGGGCAGGACTCCGACAAGCTCCGTCACTCGGGCAGCGAGGAGCTCGGCAGGCTGGTGCAGCTGCTGCTCGCGGAGTGACGCGACGACGCGACGGCTGGCTGGCTGGCAGGCATGCAGGCGGCTGAGGGTCGGTCAGCGGGCCTCGAGCACGGCGTAGCAGCGTGCGAGTCGGTCGAGCCACCAGTCGCGACGGTCCGCCGATGCGGCCAGACGGGTGAGGGCGTCGGCATCCGGCGTCACGCGACCTGCCGGAATCGACCCGTCGACCGGGCGCAGGTCGGCGACGTCGTCGAGGAACAGGGATGCCGTGCCCAGCCCGCAGTCGTAGTCCAGCGCCGGGATCGCGGCCGCCAGGGCCGCACCCTGGGAGAGCCCGATCGCCGTGTCGAGCGCGCTGGAGACGACGACGGGGAGCCCTGCCGCCGTGATGATCTGCAGTGCGTGGGTGATGCCGCCGAGCGGCTGCGCCTTGATCACCAGCAGGTCGGCGGCTTTCTCCCGGGCGACGGCGAGCGGGTCGGACGACTTGCGGATGCTCTCGTCTGCCGCGACCGGGATGCCCATGTACTTCACGCGGGTGCGCAGCTCGGCGAGCTCGGGCACGGTGGCACAGGGCTGCTCGACGTATTCGAGATCGAACTCGTTGAGGGCATGCACGGCGTGCTCGGCCTCGTCGACGTTCCACAGTCCGTTCGCGTCGACGCGGATGCGCCCTTCCGGGCCCATTGCCTCGCGCACGGCCCGAACGCGGGCGATGTCGTCGGCGAGCGTCTGGCCCGGTTCGGCGACCTTGACCTTGGCGGTGCGGCATCCGGCGAAGCGCGCCAGGACCTCGGCGACGCGGGCGGCCTCGATCGCGGGGATCGTCGCGTTCACGCCGATCCGTTCCCGCAGCGGTGCGGGCTGCACGTTCCAGGCGAAATCGATCGCGGCCGCGAGCCAGGTCGCGGCCTCCGCATCTTCGTACTCGAGGAACGGGGAGAACTCCGCCCACCCCTGCGGTCCTTCGAAGAGCAGCGCCTCCCTGGTATCGACGCCGCGGAACCGGGTGTGCAGGGGCAGTGCGACGATCCGGGCCGAGCTGAGCAGGTCTGCGAGCGGTGGGAGCATGTGCTCATTCTGCTCTGAGACGACCTCGGCAGGGCATCCGCCGTGCCGTCTGCGTCTGCAACCCCGTCGGGAATAGGCTGGATGCCGTGACCCGCGCATTCGTCTCAGACCTGTTCGACCCGGACGAATGGGTGCTCGCGCCCGGTGCCGAGGACTACACCGACATCACGGCCCATGTGAGCACCGACGGAGGGGTCGCCCGCATCGCGTTCAACCGCCCCGAGGTGCGCAACGCCTTCCGGCCGCACACCGTCGACGAGCTGTACCGCGCGCTCGACGATGCGCGGCAGAACCCCCGCATCGGGGCGGTGCTGCTGACGGGCAACGGCCCGAGTCCGAAGGACGGCGGCTGGGCCTTCTGCTCCGGCGGTGATCAGCGCATCCGCGGACGCGACGGCTACAAGTACTCCGACGACGAGACGACCGTGCACGATCCGGCGCGCGCGGGCAGGCTGCACATCCTCGAGGTGCAGCGCCTCATCCGCTTCATGCCCAAGGTCGTCATCGCGGTCGTCCCCGGCTGGGCGGCGGGCGGCGGGCACTCGCTGCATGTCGTGTGCGACCTCACGATCGCCTCCGCCGAAGAGGCACGGTTCAAGCAGACCGACGCCGATGTGGGCAGCTTCGACGCCGGATACGGCTCGGCATATATGGCTCGGCAGACCGGGCAGAAGTTCGCCAGGGAGGTCTTCTTCCTCGCCGAGGAGTACTCGGCGCAGCGCGCGTACGAGGCCGGCGCCGTGAACCGCGTCGTGCCGCATGCGGAGCTCGAGCGCGAGGCACTGAAGATGGCGCGCACCGTGCTCACCAAGTCGCCGACCGCGATCCGCATGCTGAAGTTCGCGTTCAACGCCGTCGACGACGGGCTCGTGGGACAGCAGGTGTTCGCAGGAGAGGCCACGCGGCTCGCCTACGGCACCGACGAGGCCGTCGAGGGGCGGGACTCGTTCCTCGAGAAGCGGGATCCGGACTGGACCTCGTTCCCCTGGCACTACTGAACCCGGCACGACACTGAACCCGACACGACGGAGCGCAGTCACATGGTCGCGTTGAGATCGACGGATGCCGAAGACCCCTCGGAGCTCCTCGCTGATCTGGCGCGAGCGCTCGACGGAGGGCCCGCGCTCGGATTCGGCATGCTCGGCGACGCCCCGAGCTGGGTCTCCGAAGGCACGGCGGTCGTGATCGCCACGTCGGGGTCGAGTGGAATCCCCAAGCGCGTCGCCCTCAGCGGCGAGGCGCTGCGGGCGAGCGCAGAGGCCACGGCGGCGCGGATCGGCGCGGGCCGCTGGCTGCTCGCACTGCCGGCGGGCTACGTCGCAGGGCTTCAGGTCATCGTGCGTTCACTGGTCGCCGGCACGCAGCCGGTCACGCTGAGCGGCCGATTCTCACCCGCATCCTTCGCCGAGTCGACGCTGTCGATGCTGCGACCGACGACGAGCGCACCGCACTCCCTGCCCGAGCTCTACACCTCGCTCGTACCCGCGCAGCTCTCGACACTGCTCGACGCGGCCGACGACCGGCCCGTGCGCGCCGCCCTGCAGGCATATCGGGCGATCCTCGTCGGCGGGCAGGCGCTGCCCGAGCCGCTGCGCGAGCGGGCCGCCGATCTCGGCATCCGGCTCGTGCGCACCTACGGCTCCACGGAGACGAGCGGCGGATGCGTGTACGACGGAGTGCCGCTCGACACCGTCGGGGTGCGCACGGTCGACGGCGAGCTGCGCATCGCCGGCCCGATGCTCGCCGAGGGCTATCTGGGCGACGGCGAGCTCACGGCGAGGAACTTCTCGCGAGACGAACACGGCATCCGCTGGTACCACACCGGCGATCTCGGCCTTCTCGACGACGGCGTGGTGCGGGTGCACGGACGAGCCGACAACGTGATCGTCTCGGGTGGCATCAACGTCTCCCTCGACCGCATCGAGAGGCTG
Protein-coding regions in this window:
- a CDS encoding o-succinylbenzoate synthase, yielding MLPPLADLLSSARIVALPLHTRFRGVDTREALLFEGPQGWAEFSPFLEYEDAEAATWLAAAIDFAWNVQPAPLRERIGVNATIPAIEAARVAEVLARFAGCRTAKVKVAEPGQTLADDIARVRAVREAMGPEGRIRVDANGLWNVDEAEHAVHALNEFDLEYVEQPCATVPELAELRTRVKYMGIPVAADESIRKSSDPLAVAREKAADLLVIKAQPLGGITHALQIITAAGLPVVVSSALDTAIGLSQGAALAAAIPALDYDCGLGTASLFLDDVADLRPVDGSIPAGRVTPDADALTRLAASADRRDWWLDRLARCYAVLEAR
- a CDS encoding 1,4-dihydroxy-2-naphthoyl-CoA synthase; translation: MTRAFVSDLFDPDEWVLAPGAEDYTDITAHVSTDGGVARIAFNRPEVRNAFRPHTVDELYRALDDARQNPRIGAVLLTGNGPSPKDGGWAFCSGGDQRIRGRDGYKYSDDETTVHDPARAGRLHILEVQRLIRFMPKVVIAVVPGWAAGGGHSLHVVCDLTIASAEEARFKQTDADVGSFDAGYGSAYMARQTGQKFAREVFFLAEEYSAQRAYEAGAVNRVVPHAELEREALKMARTVLTKSPTAIRMLKFAFNAVDDGLVGQQVFAGEATRLAYGTDEAVEGRDSFLEKRDPDWTSFPWHY
- a CDS encoding TetR/AcrR family transcriptional regulator, producing the protein MTTPATRSRENTRVRLLDAAAQLFAEVGLDGASVEAVCDRAGFTRGAFYSNFDSKDELFLMLAGSVAEQRINAVRRRVDEIAADGGLSEGCDPVELVQQIMDSAEEDRLDVMLMSEIRIRALRDAQFGAAYLAQEREMVSSIATIISDIVSVSSLELKVPAYDAARMLMLIWEGMTVRGAMAGQDSDKLRHSGSEELGRLVQLLLAE
- a CDS encoding AMP-binding protein, whose amino-acid sequence is MVALRSTDAEDPSELLADLARALDGGPALGFGMLGDAPSWVSEGTAVVIATSGSSGIPKRVALSGEALRASAEATAARIGAGRWLLALPAGYVAGLQVIVRSLVAGTQPVTLSGRFSPASFAESTLSMLRPTTSAPHSLPELYTSLVPAQLSTLLDAADDRPVRAALQAYRAILVGGQALPEPLRERAADLGIRLVRTYGSTETSGGCVYDGVPLDTVGVRTVDGELRIAGPMLAEGYLGDGELTARNFSRDEHGIRWYHTGDLGLLDDGVVRVHGRADNVIVSGGINVSLDRIERLVRRVPGLTGAVVVGVEDERWGEASVIVAPRGEALRRTEAEQLAHARDMVAEELGKHARPARLILVDELDVLASGKPDREAMRRAVAELD
- a CDS encoding MMPL family transporter, whose product is MSTLLSSLGRWSYRHPWRVLLSWLLALGIAGAGALVLGAGTDNSFSIPGTESQAGLEQLNRSFPAVSGTSAQIIVVAADGDHVTDAEYRGDIEDAVDRLADLDDSVLSATSPYDENVSGMINDDETAGIIRLQFDGQATDVSDQTRDDLRSVVAELSDELPSGSQTSLGGELFATSIPGVTLTEAVGLLIALLVLIVTFRSFVVAGLPLLTAVLGVGISMAGIFAATAFATVSSTTPLLALMLGLAVGIDYALFIMARHQDQVRDGVDPEESTARAVGTAGSAVVFAGVTVLIALIGLGFAGIPFLTTMGIAASAAVAVAVAIAVTLTPALLGFMKGRVAGRPRRAPKAKKGASAPGPRRQASDRWVTGVTKRPILVSLAVIIGLGIVAVPALSLNLALPNAGVLPKASEARQTYDLVAQEFGPGFNGPLILTGTIVTSTDPLTLMQDLGDDVAKIDGVKEVALSTPNETADTGIVQLIPETAPDDPATADLVRELRAHHDEWLKKYDIDLKVTGFTAVGIDISDQLGNALLPFGIFVIGLSLILLTIVFRSLWVPITAAAGYLLSIVAGFGVVGAVFEWGWFADALHVAKVGPIISFMPIILMGVLFGLAMDYQVFLVSRMREDFVHDPDGRSPDRATRRAAALRAVRSGFTGSAKVVTAAGLIMFAVFVAFVPEGDSSLKPIALGLAAGIAIDAFLVRMTLIPALMAILGERAWEIPAWLERILPSVDIEGEAVERERHLAEWPGDDSVVAADDLTIEAAGVGGLHLRLAPGGSAVLTGSSPGALRALSLAIAGRLSADGGRLRVAGHLLPGRAAWVRAHVGAVLTTDTADLSADPTEALRGRPSVVVIDGVDRLSSAEHDQLVARLRDARSSTALLLTSLAPQLAERLLADAGRTSVAVIDIDAPRRPSAALPVADDSSESTEVTA
- a CDS encoding YhgE/Pip domain-containing protein codes for the protein MTLPIERARSRKPITWLTILGILLLPAAVGGILVAALQNPTERLDSMTAAIVNLDEPVEIDGQLTPLGRQLASGLVEGSDDLDSNLTWVISNKDDASDGLADGSYQAVITIPKDFSKAATSSGQAISDGGGEAASDAQQATITVTTPDDGLVADDLITSQIANVAASSMGTLLSEATTENILVGFTTIGDQIGDAADGAAQLATGARDAATGATAIPDGASQLASGASELGTGASSLASGLDTLSSKTREAAAGAANLGQGLTAGATELQNQAAGAQQLAAGSAQVASGLQQLADACAPSGFPQAYCDQLVALSSGATQTDAGVQQLSTLPGTVASQLSQAGAGATTIADGLNQLAYQGLDQSADGARALSSGAGQLSSGATDLATGATDLATGLDTLATGTGDLAGGLRTAADSLPSFTDAQSTSLASVIADPVASKGADESTIFGPTAIPLLTAVVLWFGALASFLVMRAHTARTLTSRRSSAGLALRAFAPAAAIGAAQGVLVSLIVQIVAGYDAGAWWTFAGTAVLAGVAFAAVNQALVAVFGGIGRWVSALVGVLAIATGLVSTVPGWLSGLAAALPTAPAFSGLIAGSGSALAALIVWGVLSLVVTTLAVTLRRTTSARAAFAAA